In Macadamia integrifolia cultivar HAES 741 chromosome 5, SCU_Mint_v3, whole genome shotgun sequence, a single window of DNA contains:
- the LOC122078337 gene encoding homeobox protein ATH1-like isoform X3, whose amino-acid sequence MQRMTKDQLEQEALWQRNQNDSCSYSVPCNELSLSLATSQPSITSVPTIPDQCAEIRCPGFTRPSLQEVGLATGLDLEQTCSKSRDLSLSYGSCKPFHFSHILSGSKYLRVAQQILTELASYSLENIDDFGYSPGMIGTGAKISFSSDCSGVSEISMESDESPYPAGKFNSEDQMEFPLQRQEIEAKKGQLLTLLQLIDNRYNQCLDEIHMVISAFHAATELDPQIHVHFILQTISLLYNKLRERITNQILAIGGLSSGHIREERSFKSSFIQKQWALEQLRRREHHLLRPQRGLPERSVSVLRAWMFQNFLHPYPKDAEKHLLAIRSGLTRSQVSNWFINARVRLWKPMIEEMYSEMNKTKGLWTGEGSNIVHRNHLRIDDQRIQMN is encoded by the exons ATGCAGAGAATGACAAAAGACCAATTGGAGCAAGAAGCCCTTTGGCAGAGAAATCAAA ATGATTCATGCTCCTACTCTGTACCTTGTAATGAGCTGTCTTTAAGCCTTGCCACGAGCCAACCCTCTATTACCAGTGTACCCACCATCCCAGATCAGTGCGCAGAAATCAGATGCCCTGGTTTTACTCGGCCATCTTTGCAAGAAGTTGGGTTAGCGACGGGATTGGATTTAGAGCAAACCTGTAGCAAGAGTAGGGATCTTTCTCTGAGCTATGGTTCATGTAAACCTTTCCACTTCTCACATATTTTATCAGGATCGAAATATCTCCGTGTGGCTCAGCAAATACTCACTGAACTTGCAAGCTATTCACTTGAAAATATAGACGATTTTGGCTATTCACCAGGAATGATTGGGACTGGGGcaaagatttcattttcttcaGATTGCTCTGGTGTGAGTGAGATTTCAATGGAGTCTGATGAATCTCCTTACCCTGCTGGAAAATTCAATTCTGAGGACCAAATGGAGTTCCCATTGCAAAGACAGGAAATTGAAGCAAAGAAAGGTCAATTGTTAACACTGCTGCAACTg ATTGATAACAGATACAACCAATGTTTGGATGAGATCCATATGGTGATATCTGCATTTCATGCTGCAACTGAGCTGGACCCTCAGATACATGTTCATTTTATTCTTCAAACAATCTCTCTCCTATATAACAaactaagagagagaatcacAAACCAAATCCTTGCAATTGGAGGACTCAGTAGCGGACATATTAGAGAGGAGAGATCTTTCAAGTCATCCTTCATCCAAAAGCAATGGGCTTTGGAGCAGCTGAGGAGAAGAGAGCATCATTTGTTGAGACCACAAAGAGGGCTGCCAGAAAGATCCGTCTCTGTTTTACGAGCATGGATGTTTCAAAACTTTCTCCATCC GTACCCAAAAGATGCAGAGAAGCATTTACTCGCAATAAGAAGTGGATTAACAAGAAGCCAg GTCTCCAATTGGTTTATAAATGCACGGGTTCGTCTATGGAAACCAATGATAGAAGAAATGTACTCAGAAATGAACAAGACAAAGGGACTTTGGACTGGAGAAGGATCTAATATTGTCCATAGGAATCATTTAAGGATTGATGATCAGAGAATACAAATGAATTGA
- the LOC122078337 gene encoding homeobox protein ATH1-like isoform X1 encodes MAGYPLLPTLQGEQINDIQDNFPKTNHGGIIGSDATASRNMLLHILATRNASVSGFYPVNSDFQEQFGGGESLSSMPFPNILETTSTLQENLDRATTSAPSTFQLEHLRTFISNGCDNSNSSLTGSVNVDYNRGHGDTEFMAPKDFSLPGELDGKWDFEKLFDFQELSVKKPMRTNSDPYCFVGSSCPNLWISSNKSNFSADDSCSYSVPCNELSLSLATSQPSITSVPTIPDQCAEIRCPGFTRPSLQEVGLATGLDLEQTCSKSRDLSLSYGSCKPFHFSHILSGSKYLRVAQQILTELASYSLENIDDFGYSPGMIGTGAKISFSSDCSGVSEISMESDESPYPAGKFNSEDQMEFPLQRQEIEAKKGQLLTLLQLIDNRYNQCLDEIHMVISAFHAATELDPQIHVHFILQTISLLYNKLRERITNQILAIGGLSSGHIREERSFKSSFIQKQWALEQLRRREHHLLRPQRGLPERSVSVLRAWMFQNFLHPYPKDAEKHLLAIRSGLTRSQVSNWFINARVRLWKPMIEEMYSEMNKTKGLWTGEGSNIVHRNHLRIDDQRIQMN; translated from the exons ATGGCTGGATATCCTTTGCTACCAACATTGCAGGGAGAACAAATAAATGATATCCAGGATAATTTCCCAAAAACAAATCATGGTGGGATTATTGGTTCAGATGCTACAGCTTCTAGAAACATGCTGCTCCATATACTAGCCACTAGAAATGCTTCAGTTAGTGGTTTTTATCCTGTCAACAGTGATTTTCAGGAGCAGTTCGGTGGAGGAGAATCTCTTTCTTCTATGCCATTTCCTAACATTTTGGAAACAACGAGTACTCTGCAGGAAAATCTTGATAGGGCTACAACTTCTGCCCCATCAACTTTTCAATTGGAGCATTTGAGAACTTTTATTTCAAATGGCTGTGACAATTCAAATTCATCACTTACAGGCTCTGTGAATGTTGACTACAATAGGGGACATGGTGATACGGAGTTTATGGCACCCAAGGACTTCAGTTTGCCCGGGGAATTGGATGGTAAATGGGACTTTGAGAAGTTATTCGATTTTCAGGAGCTTAGTGTGAAAAAACCCATGAGAACGAATTCTGATCCATACTGTTTTGTTGGTAGCTCGTGTCCCAATTTGTGGATTTCATCTAACAAATCTAACTTCAGTGCAGATGATTCATGCTCCTACTCTGTACCTTGTAATGAGCTGTCTTTAAGCCTTGCCACGAGCCAACCCTCTATTACCAGTGTACCCACCATCCCAGATCAGTGCGCAGAAATCAGATGCCCTGGTTTTACTCGGCCATCTTTGCAAGAAGTTGGGTTAGCGACGGGATTGGATTTAGAGCAAACCTGTAGCAAGAGTAGGGATCTTTCTCTGAGCTATGGTTCATGTAAACCTTTCCACTTCTCACATATTTTATCAGGATCGAAATATCTCCGTGTGGCTCAGCAAATACTCACTGAACTTGCAAGCTATTCACTTGAAAATATAGACGATTTTGGCTATTCACCAGGAATGATTGGGACTGGGGcaaagatttcattttcttcaGATTGCTCTGGTGTGAGTGAGATTTCAATGGAGTCTGATGAATCTCCTTACCCTGCTGGAAAATTCAATTCTGAGGACCAAATGGAGTTCCCATTGCAAAGACAGGAAATTGAAGCAAAGAAAGGTCAATTGTTAACACTGCTGCAACTg ATTGATAACAGATACAACCAATGTTTGGATGAGATCCATATGGTGATATCTGCATTTCATGCTGCAACTGAGCTGGACCCTCAGATACATGTTCATTTTATTCTTCAAACAATCTCTCTCCTATATAACAaactaagagagagaatcacAAACCAAATCCTTGCAATTGGAGGACTCAGTAGCGGACATATTAGAGAGGAGAGATCTTTCAAGTCATCCTTCATCCAAAAGCAATGGGCTTTGGAGCAGCTGAGGAGAAGAGAGCATCATTTGTTGAGACCACAAAGAGGGCTGCCAGAAAGATCCGTCTCTGTTTTACGAGCATGGATGTTTCAAAACTTTCTCCATCC GTACCCAAAAGATGCAGAGAAGCATTTACTCGCAATAAGAAGTGGATTAACAAGAAGCCAg GTCTCCAATTGGTTTATAAATGCACGGGTTCGTCTATGGAAACCAATGATAGAAGAAATGTACTCAGAAATGAACAAGACAAAGGGACTTTGGACTGGAGAAGGATCTAATATTGTCCATAGGAATCATTTAAGGATTGATGATCAGAGAATACAAATGAATTGA
- the LOC122078337 gene encoding homeobox protein ATH1-like isoform X2, whose product MAGYPLLPTLQGEQINDIQDNFPKTNHGGIIGSDATASRNMLLHILATRNASVSGFYPVNSDFQEQFGGGESLSSMPFPNILETTSTLQENLDRATTSAPSTFQLEHLRTFISNGCDNSNSSLTGSVNVDYNRGHGDTEFMAPKDFSLPGELDGKWDFEKLFDFQELSVKKPMRTNSDPYCFVGSSCPNLWISSNKSNFSADDSCSYSVPCNELSLSLATSQPSITSVPTIPDQCAEIRCPGFTRPSLQEVGLATGLDLEQTCSKSRDLSLSYGSCKPFHFSHILSGSKYLRVAQQILTELASYSLENIDDFGYSPGMIGTGAKISFSSDCSGVSEISMESDESPYPAGKFNSEDQMEFPLQRQEIEAKKGQLLTLLQLIDNRYNQCLDEIHMVISAFHAATELDPQIHVHFILQTISLLYNKLRERITNQILAIGGLSSGHIREERSFKSSFIQKQWALEQLRRREHHLLRPQRGLPERSVSVLRAWMFQNFLHP is encoded by the exons ATGGCTGGATATCCTTTGCTACCAACATTGCAGGGAGAACAAATAAATGATATCCAGGATAATTTCCCAAAAACAAATCATGGTGGGATTATTGGTTCAGATGCTACAGCTTCTAGAAACATGCTGCTCCATATACTAGCCACTAGAAATGCTTCAGTTAGTGGTTTTTATCCTGTCAACAGTGATTTTCAGGAGCAGTTCGGTGGAGGAGAATCTCTTTCTTCTATGCCATTTCCTAACATTTTGGAAACAACGAGTACTCTGCAGGAAAATCTTGATAGGGCTACAACTTCTGCCCCATCAACTTTTCAATTGGAGCATTTGAGAACTTTTATTTCAAATGGCTGTGACAATTCAAATTCATCACTTACAGGCTCTGTGAATGTTGACTACAATAGGGGACATGGTGATACGGAGTTTATGGCACCCAAGGACTTCAGTTTGCCCGGGGAATTGGATGGTAAATGGGACTTTGAGAAGTTATTCGATTTTCAGGAGCTTAGTGTGAAAAAACCCATGAGAACGAATTCTGATCCATACTGTTTTGTTGGTAGCTCGTGTCCCAATTTGTGGATTTCATCTAACAAATCTAACTTCAGTGCAGATGATTCATGCTCCTACTCTGTACCTTGTAATGAGCTGTCTTTAAGCCTTGCCACGAGCCAACCCTCTATTACCAGTGTACCCACCATCCCAGATCAGTGCGCAGAAATCAGATGCCCTGGTTTTACTCGGCCATCTTTGCAAGAAGTTGGGTTAGCGACGGGATTGGATTTAGAGCAAACCTGTAGCAAGAGTAGGGATCTTTCTCTGAGCTATGGTTCATGTAAACCTTTCCACTTCTCACATATTTTATCAGGATCGAAATATCTCCGTGTGGCTCAGCAAATACTCACTGAACTTGCAAGCTATTCACTTGAAAATATAGACGATTTTGGCTATTCACCAGGAATGATTGGGACTGGGGcaaagatttcattttcttcaGATTGCTCTGGTGTGAGTGAGATTTCAATGGAGTCTGATGAATCTCCTTACCCTGCTGGAAAATTCAATTCTGAGGACCAAATGGAGTTCCCATTGCAAAGACAGGAAATTGAAGCAAAGAAAGGTCAATTGTTAACACTGCTGCAACTg ATTGATAACAGATACAACCAATGTTTGGATGAGATCCATATGGTGATATCTGCATTTCATGCTGCAACTGAGCTGGACCCTCAGATACATGTTCATTTTATTCTTCAAACAATCTCTCTCCTATATAACAaactaagagagagaatcacAAACCAAATCCTTGCAATTGGAGGACTCAGTAGCGGACATATTAGAGAGGAGAGATCTTTCAAGTCATCCTTCATCCAAAAGCAATGGGCTTTGGAGCAGCTGAGGAGAAGAGAGCATCATTTGTTGAGACCACAAAGAGGGCTGCCAGAAAGATCCGTCTCTGTTTTACGAGCATGGATGTTTCAAAACTTTCTCCATCCGTGa